The following proteins are encoded in a genomic region of Candidatus Hydrogenedentota bacterium:
- a CDS encoding J domain-containing protein, protein MSPVHELILLIIVVTVLSGTGLWPRIIRALRELRGERVDPPPNGASARDMDVCFKILGVSPSAQWEEIERAYRQKAKIHHPDHGGDGDAMRALNEAYTLIKRVRGR, encoded by the coding sequence GTGAGTCCCGTTCATGAATTGATACTCTTGATTATCGTCGTGACGGTTTTGAGCGGAACCGGATTGTGGCCGCGCATCATCCGCGCGTTGCGCGAACTGCGCGGGGAGCGCGTGGACCCGCCCCCGAACGGGGCTTCCGCGCGCGATATGGACGTCTGTTTCAAGATTCTCGGCGTGTCTCCCTCCGCTCAGTGGGAGGAAATCGAGCGTGCCTACCGGCAAAAAGCCAAAATCCACCACCCCGATCACGGCGGCGACGGCGACGCCATGCGTGCGCTCAACGAGGCCTACACCCTGATCAAGCGTGTGCGGGGCAGATAG
- a CDS encoding DUF362 domain-containing protein, which produces MSSQSSRVALVRCDDYDASRVEDAVARGLSLLGGMGAFVRRGERILLKPNLLAATPPAKAVTTHPGVFGAVAKQAIEAGARVSYGDSPGFGRPEFAAKRAGLAAVAGELGLTLADFVHGKAVSNPEGHQLKQFTLAQGVLDCDGLVSLPKLKTHALTRMTGAVKNQFGCIPGFLKGEFHARMSEMDRFARMLVDLTVFIRPRLYVMDAIVAMEGNGPRSGHPRPVRALLFSSDPVALDAVACRLINLEPALVPVIRWGAEMGLGTFSGMEIVGDSIEPLVVDDFKVNRDKEGKRGVMPSWLAKPLRDLIVPRPAIEAALCTACGTCVKVCPITPKAVDFRSEPAPDPSRRPPVYEYARCIRCYCCQEMCPESAIHVETPWLGRLLHRA; this is translated from the coding sequence ATGTCGAGTCAATCGAGCCGAGTAGCCTTGGTACGGTGCGACGATTACGACGCATCGCGCGTGGAGGACGCCGTGGCGCGGGGTTTGTCCCTGCTGGGCGGTATGGGCGCCTTCGTGCGGCGCGGCGAGCGCATCCTCTTGAAACCGAACCTGCTCGCGGCCACGCCGCCGGCCAAGGCCGTCACGACGCATCCGGGCGTTTTCGGCGCTGTGGCGAAACAGGCGATCGAAGCGGGGGCGCGCGTCTCGTATGGCGATTCACCGGGTTTCGGGCGTCCGGAATTCGCGGCGAAACGGGCGGGGCTGGCGGCCGTGGCCGGGGAACTGGGCCTTACGCTGGCGGATTTCGTCCACGGCAAGGCCGTCTCGAATCCCGAGGGTCATCAACTCAAACAGTTCACACTGGCCCAGGGCGTGCTGGATTGCGACGGCCTTGTGTCGCTACCGAAACTCAAGACACATGCGCTCACGCGCATGACCGGCGCGGTGAAAAACCAGTTTGGCTGCATCCCCGGTTTTCTCAAGGGCGAGTTTCACGCGCGGATGTCCGAAATGGATCGTTTTGCGCGGATGCTGGTGGATTTGACCGTGTTTATCCGTCCGCGCTTGTATGTCATGGACGCGATAGTGGCCATGGAAGGCAACGGGCCGCGCAGCGGACATCCGCGTCCGGTGCGCGCCCTGTTGTTTTCAAGCGATCCTGTCGCGCTGGACGCGGTGGCCTGCCGCCTGATCAATCTAGAGCCCGCTCTCGTGCCGGTCATCCGCTGGGGCGCGGAGATGGGGCTGGGAACCTTCTCCGGCATGGAGATTGTGGGCGATTCAATCGAACCGCTCGTCGTGGACGATTTCAAGGTAAACCGCGATAAAGAGGGAAAACGTGGCGTCATGCCGTCTTGGTTGGCAAAACCGCTCCGGGACCTGATTGTGCCGAGGCCGGCCATCGAGGCGGCGCTATGCACGGCGTGCGGAACCTGCGTCAAGGTGTGCCCGATAACGCCGAAAGCCGTGGATTTTCGCAGCGAACCGGCGCCCGATCCGTCCCGGCGGCCGCCCGTCTACGAATACGCCCGTTGCATCCGTTGTTACTGCTGCCAGGAAATGTGTCCCGAAAGCGCCATCCATGTCGAAACACCCTGGCTTGGGCGCTTGCTGCACCGCGCGTGA
- a CDS encoding rhomboid family intramembrane serine protease — MNTFYYERRYEGFGETDNRITWAVQRLILFNIAVFSAQLVLDIPFGLPLLAGGGSAPPGGAITEFFAFQPGAFYMGKIWKALTYFSLHNGLLHLFLNMLWLYFFGPEVERALGSRQFILFYVLCGALGVLGSFVPVVMGGVDVSITGASGAAMGVMVAFAVLSPERQFFFFPLPIPINARTLVYIIIAMNVVSALQDGGTSVATHFGGMAVGYAYMQLAPRFISWRRSQWLERGRPRNTADPLDKIGEAVDNIFRFDDKRKGR; from the coding sequence ATGAACACTTTCTATTACGAGCGACGATATGAGGGTTTCGGTGAAACCGACAACCGCATTACGTGGGCGGTTCAACGCCTGATTTTGTTCAACATCGCCGTCTTTTCGGCGCAACTGGTGCTCGATATTCCTTTCGGCCTGCCGTTGCTGGCCGGCGGCGGATCGGCGCCGCCCGGCGGGGCCATCACGGAATTTTTCGCGTTCCAGCCGGGCGCGTTCTATATGGGCAAAATCTGGAAGGCGCTGACCTATTTTTCACTGCACAACGGCCTGTTGCACCTTTTCCTGAACATGCTCTGGCTGTACTTTTTCGGCCCGGAAGTTGAACGCGCGCTGGGCAGCCGCCAATTTATCCTGTTCTACGTGCTATGCGGCGCGCTCGGCGTGCTGGGTTCTTTCGTGCCCGTGGTAATGGGCGGGGTGGACGTTTCGATTACGGGGGCGAGCGGCGCGGCGATGGGGGTCATGGTCGCATTTGCCGTGCTGTCGCCCGAACGCCAATTCTTCTTCTTCCCACTGCCCATACCCATCAACGCGCGAACACTCGTTTACATCATCATCGCAATGAACGTCGTGTCGGCCCTGCAGGACGGCGGCACGTCCGTGGCCACCCATTTCGGCGGGATGGCCGTCGGTTACGCCTACATGCAACTGGCGCCGCGGTTTATCTCGTGGCGGCGATCGCAATGGCTGGAACGGGGCCGGCCGAGGAACACGGCCGACCCATTGGACAAGATTGGCGAAGCCGTGGACAATATTTTCCGCTTCGACGACAAACGCAAAGGACGCTAG
- a CDS encoding glycosyltransferase family 1 protein: MPGNVSRTPDEGLSGCVVMDVSCLAPRPLTGVGYYTRDLIRAFLAGHPEWRMRLFASSARGTKVLNGEFNAELCAVRCPTRIKNVFWTRFDWPPIEWMAGTADIVHGAFHLLPASRKARRVVTVFDLSALRVPGSRTASNFRLHMRLLRHAVARADALIAISESCRADLVELLRAAPNRIHVVYGGVSLGEFATPPDTDRLAACRKRFGINKDYFIHLGTLEPRKNVPRLLEAYARVRARYRDCPMLVLAGKAGWMYDDVFQTIARLHLEESVVHTGYLDRADAVSLLRGAFACVYPSLYEGFGLPALEAMAAHTPVLTSRVSSLPEIVGDTGILVEPERVESIEAGLVELLEHRAEALKRTDAASDRARRFTWERSADALANVYRRVLEGSPS, from the coding sequence GTGCCGGGAAACGTATCCAGGACGCCGGACGAAGGCTTGTCCGGCTGCGTCGTCATGGACGTGAGTTGTCTGGCGCCGCGTCCATTGACGGGGGTGGGTTATTACACCCGCGATTTGATCCGCGCGTTTCTGGCCGGGCATCCGGAATGGCGCATGCGCCTGTTTGCGAGTTCAGCGCGCGGTACGAAGGTTCTGAACGGCGAATTCAATGCCGAACTGTGCGCGGTGCGCTGTCCAACCCGGATAAAAAACGTTTTCTGGACGCGTTTCGATTGGCCGCCGATTGAATGGATGGCCGGAACGGCGGATATCGTGCACGGCGCGTTTCATCTCTTGCCCGCCTCGCGCAAGGCCCGGCGCGTCGTGACGGTTTTCGATCTCTCGGCGTTGCGCGTTCCCGGTTCGCGAACCGCATCGAATTTTCGCCTGCACATGCGCCTGTTGCGGCATGCCGTTGCGCGCGCGGATGCGCTGATCGCCATTTCGGAAAGTTGCCGCGCCGATCTCGTGGAGTTGTTGCGCGCGGCCCCGAACCGTATCCATGTTGTCTACGGCGGGGTTTCCCTGGGCGAGTTTGCCACTCCACCCGACACGGATCGGCTGGCGGCCTGCCGGAAGCGCTTCGGCATCAACAAGGACTATTTCATCCATCTCGGCACCCTTGAACCGCGCAAGAACGTGCCGCGGCTCCTGGAGGCCTATGCGCGCGTTCGCGCGCGGTACAGGGATTGCCCGATGCTGGTATTGGCCGGGAAGGCCGGCTGGATGTACGATGATGTGTTTCAAACCATCGCCCGCCTGCATCTGGAAGAATCGGTCGTGCACACCGGTTATCTGGACAGGGCGGATGCCGTGAGCCTGCTGCGCGGCGCCTTTGCATGCGTGTATCCGTCGCTTTACGAGGGGTTCGGATTGCCGGCGCTTGAGGCGATGGCAGCGCATACGCCCGTGTTGACTTCGCGCGTGTCGTCCCTGCCGGAGATCGTGGGCGATACGGGCATTCTCGTCGAACCGGAACGTGTGGAATCCATCGAGGCCGGACTCGTCGAACTCCTCGAACATCGCGCGGAAGCCTTGAAGCGGACGGATGCCGCATCCGATCGCGCGCGGCGGTTTACTTGGGAACGAAGCGCGGACGCGCTGGCGAATGTCTACCGGCGGGTGTTGGAAGGGTCGCCGTCATGA
- a CDS encoding Gfo/Idh/MocA family oxidoreductase: MGKEEMKRRHFLKAAATTAAAFSIMRPRTALGSEANSKVEIGMIGCGGRGKWIADLFEKNAPAKIVAAHDYFRDRVDDVGEAFDIAPSRRHVGLDGYKALIAGKVDAIAIESPPYFHPEQTVAGLDAGKHVYLAKPIAVDAPGCLDIVKAADKAAGKLCCLVDFQTRNNEFFKGAAQRVHDGMIGDPALGHVFYHTGRLGLHAEPGTETARLRNWVFDKALSGDIIVEQNIHVIDVANWYLQSHPVKAVGTGGRKVRTDVGDCWDHFVVTFHYPNDVIVDFSSRQFGDGFDDLCIRLYGSTGTVESHYGGDVKIRGSKAGWAGGNTGNIYKEGAVNNIKDFCQAILEGKAIQNAKESADSTLSCVLGRMAAYSGEPVAWDKMLQSGERLDPKLNLPDDGPDQKA; encoded by the coding sequence ATGGGCAAGGAAGAAATGAAACGGAGGCACTTTCTGAAGGCGGCTGCGACAACGGCGGCGGCGTTTTCCATCATGCGGCCCCGGACAGCCCTGGGATCGGAGGCGAATTCCAAGGTCGAGATTGGAATGATCGGCTGCGGCGGACGCGGGAAATGGATCGCCGATCTGTTCGAAAAAAATGCGCCCGCAAAAATTGTCGCGGCGCATGATTATTTCCGCGATCGCGTGGACGACGTCGGCGAGGCCTTCGACATTGCTCCGTCGCGCCGGCATGTCGGCCTCGACGGCTACAAGGCGCTGATTGCGGGCAAGGTGGACGCCATCGCCATCGAAAGCCCGCCCTACTTCCACCCCGAACAGACTGTCGCGGGACTCGATGCGGGCAAGCATGTCTATCTCGCGAAACCCATCGCCGTGGATGCGCCCGGCTGTCTCGATATCGTCAAGGCCGCGGACAAGGCCGCGGGAAAACTGTGTTGTCTTGTGGACTTCCAGACGCGGAACAACGAATTTTTCAAGGGGGCCGCGCAGCGCGTCCACGACGGCATGATCGGCGATCCGGCGCTTGGCCATGTCTTCTACCACACCGGACGCCTCGGCCTGCATGCCGAACCGGGAACCGAAACCGCCCGTCTGCGCAATTGGGTGTTCGACAAGGCGCTATCCGGCGACATCATCGTCGAGCAGAACATCCATGTCATTGACGTCGCCAACTGGTATCTCCAGTCGCATCCCGTCAAAGCCGTCGGCACGGGCGGACGCAAGGTGCGGACCGACGTCGGCGACTGCTGGGATCATTTCGTCGTGACGTTCCATTACCCGAACGACGTCATCGTTGATTTCAGTTCGCGGCAGTTCGGCGACGGGTTCGACGATCTCTGCATCCGCCTCTACGGAAGCACCGGCACCGTCGAATCGCATTACGGCGGCGACGTCAAAATTCGCGGCAGCAAGGCCGGCTGGGCCGGCGGCAATACCGGCAACATCTACAAGGAAGGCGCCGTCAACAACATCAAGGACTTCTGCCAAGCCATCCTCGAAGGCAAAGCCATCCAAAACGCCAAGGAAAGCGCCGACAGCACCCTGTCCTGCGTGTTGGGACGCATGGCCGCCTACTCCGGCGAGCCCGTCGCATGGGACAAAATGCTTCAATCGGGCGAACGCCTCGATCCGAAATTGAACCTGCCGGACGACGGGCCGGATCAAAAGGCGTAG
- a CDS encoding flippase, translating into MSRSPVRESAQIGINLVAMVSSRCLCLALSLVQAGIIFRALGVEGSGQYGFALNYPALFCIFATLGIHRLLIRDIAREPSIAWTHVWTSSVVMLILSLATTAGVMLSMAFIEPDPVTRRAVFMSSLSVVVLYALQRPFESLLMARERMVWIAGVNLLSGVARLTGTWYALRLAPSSVSAHAGIAAGNLVGLAAIVAVSIAVGGWERPRFGPALAWRQIVESNAFTMAALLSMIYFKSDMALLKWLDGETAAGIYTAAQRVTEPMLMIAGIWGTTVFPALCRLSVNARENYTRLMHTSARLALLLAFPMGFGIAALAGPIVGLLTGARDGGFAESVLVLQVLCIVTPAFYLNSVGQEFLYSKHRNGHVVGAYFVGCVASVAANLLLIPRYGAMGAAWSAVIANYVISAIFIYGMRQDYRDMRLFPMTVKTLAACAVMAAVAHALADHSLVLAVAAGTVLYAVLQMALWTLLPEERELVLRIGRMLLGRG; encoded by the coding sequence ATGAGCCGATCCCCTGTCCGCGAATCCGCGCAAATCGGGATAAACCTCGTGGCGATGGTGTCGTCGCGGTGTTTGTGCCTTGCGCTCAGTCTTGTCCAAGCCGGGATCATCTTCCGGGCGCTGGGCGTCGAAGGATCGGGACAATATGGGTTTGCACTCAATTACCCGGCGTTGTTCTGCATTTTCGCGACGCTCGGCATCCACCGCCTGCTGATACGCGACATCGCGCGCGAACCATCCATCGCGTGGACCCATGTGTGGACATCCAGCGTCGTTATGTTGATTCTGTCGCTGGCGACAACAGCCGGCGTAATGCTTTCCATGGCGTTCATCGAGCCGGACCCCGTGACGCGCCGGGCCGTCTTCATGTCTTCGCTGTCGGTGGTGGTTCTGTACGCGCTTCAACGGCCCTTCGAGTCGCTGTTGATGGCCCGTGAACGCATGGTCTGGATAGCCGGCGTCAATCTGCTGTCGGGAGTGGCCCGGCTGACCGGCACATGGTACGCCTTGCGTCTCGCGCCGAGCAGCGTCTCGGCGCACGCGGGCATCGCCGCCGGCAATCTGGTGGGACTGGCGGCAATCGTGGCCGTTTCGATTGCCGTCGGCGGGTGGGAGCGCCCGCGCTTCGGCCCCGCGCTTGCCTGGAGGCAGATCGTCGAAAGCAACGCGTTCACGATGGCGGCGCTCTTGTCCATGATTTATTTCAAGTCCGACATGGCGCTGCTCAAGTGGCTCGACGGGGAAACGGCGGCCGGCATCTATACCGCCGCGCAGCGTGTGACGGAACCCATGCTCATGATAGCGGGCATTTGGGGTACGACGGTTTTTCCGGCCTTGTGCCGCCTCTCCGTGAACGCGCGCGAAAATTACACGCGACTCATGCACACATCGGCGCGTCTTGCGCTGCTGCTCGCATTTCCGATGGGATTCGGCATCGCGGCGCTGGCCGGGCCGATCGTCGGCCTGCTCACCGGCGCGCGGGACGGCGGCTTCGCCGAATCCGTGTTGGTGTTACAGGTGCTTTGTATTGTCACCCCGGCCTTTTACCTCAACAGCGTCGGGCAGGAATTCTTGTATTCAAAACACCGTAACGGCCACGTCGTGGGCGCTTACTTCGTGGGATGCGTCGCCAGCGTGGCCGCCAACCTGCTGCTGATTCCGCGCTACGGCGCCATGGGGGCCGCATGGTCCGCGGTCATCGCCAACTATGTCATTTCCGCAATCTTCATTTACGGCATGCGACAGGATTATCGCGATATGCGCCTTTTCCCGATGACGGTCAAAACGCTTGCCGCGTGCGCGGTCATGGCGGCCGTCGCGCATGCGCTGGCGGATCATTCCCTTGTTCTGGCGGTGGCTGCGGGCACGGTTCTGTACGCCGTCCTCCAGATGGCCCTTTGGACGCTCCTGCCCGAAGAACGCGAACTCGTCCTGCGGATTGGACGAATGCTGCTGGGACGGGGTTAG
- a CDS encoding immunoglobulin domain-containing protein — MELSVEVAGKSGGLLYQWIRNGIYATGQTGSVYTIEALGFGDAGRYSCIVSNPGKGSVQTLPVEIRVVEAGTLPAAGLSGLATLALAIGGLVAFRRAR; from the coding sequence TTGGAACTGAGCGTGGAAGTCGCGGGCAAGTCGGGCGGGCTGTTGTACCAGTGGATTCGAAACGGGATCTATGCGACAGGCCAAACCGGTTCCGTCTACACCATCGAGGCGCTGGGATTTGGCGATGCCGGCCGTTACAGTTGCATCGTGTCGAATCCGGGCAAGGGAAGCGTCCAGACCCTGCCGGTGGAGATACGCGTCGTCGAAGCCGGCACGCTGCCCGCGGCGGGCCTTTCGGGCCTTGCAACGCTGGCGCTGGCAATCGGCGGCCTCGTCGCTTTCCGCCGCGCCCGGTAA